From a single Pyxicephalus adspersus chromosome 11, UCB_Pads_2.0, whole genome shotgun sequence genomic region:
- the AGMAT gene encoding guanidino acid hydrolase, mitochondrial: MANLRTICRLLCLGSGPQGPLGVSLSSLRQTAVLQSGFPGAQIQVSPRRGLSDKKFNVPLSAEFVARPSGVCTMMKLPYQESAEGLDAAFIGVPLDTGTSNRPGARFGPRHIRAESSMVRRFNITTRSAPYDSIMVADIGDVNVNLYDLKDSCRRIREAYQRIMATGCIPLTLGGDHTITYPILQAVAEKHGPVGLVHVDAHTDTGDQALGEKIYHGTPFRRCVDEGLLDCKRVVQIGIRGSSYTADPYKFCRDQGFRVVLAEDCWFKSLVPLMSEIRLQMGDKPVYITFDIDGIDPSFAPGTGTPEIAGLTTHQALEIIRGCKGMNIVGCDLVEVAPMYDLSGNTALTAANLLFEMLCVLPNVKNY, encoded by the exons ATGGCCAATCTCCGTACAATCTGCAGACTTCTCTGCCTGGGCTCCGGCCCTCAGGGGCCACTCGGCGTTTCTCTGTCGTCATTGAGACAGACGGCGGTCCTACAATCGGGATTTCCGGGGGCTCAGATCCAGGTTTCCCCCCGGAGGGGTCTCTCGGATAAGAAGTTTAATGTCCCCCTGAGCGCGGAGTTTGTGGCCCGGCCCTCGGGGGTTTGCACCATGATGAAGCTGCCCTATCAGGAGTCGGCGGAGGGGCTGGACGCGGCGTTTATCGGCGTGCCGCTGGATACCGGGACCTCCAACCGACCCGGAGCCAG GTTTGGGCCCCGGCACATCCGGGCCGAATCCTCCATGGTCAGAAGATTTAATATAACCACCAGATCCGCGCCCTACGACTCCATCATGGTGGCCGACATCGGGGACGTCAATGTGAATCTGTACGACTTGAAGGACAGCTGCCGGAGGATCAGAGAGGCTTATCAGAGAATCATGGCGACCGGATGCATCCCCCTAACATTAG GAGGCGACCACACAATCACTTACCCCATCCTACAGGCCGTAGCCGAAAA GCACGGGCCGGTTGGTTTGGTCCATGTGGACGCGCACACTGACACGGGGGACCAGGCGCTCGGAGAGAAGATCTACCACGGGACGCCATTCCGGCGCTGCGTGGATGAGGGGCTCCTGGACTGTAAGAGGGTGGTACAGATCGGAATCCGAGGCTCCTCCTACACCGCCGATCCCTACAAATTCTGCAGAGACCAG GGTTTCCGTGTCGTCTTAGCTGAAGATTGCTGGTTCAAGTCTCTGGTTCCGCTCATGTCGGAAATTCGGCTCCAGATGGGGGATAAACCCGTCTACATCACCTTTGACATTGACGGAATCGACCCATCGTTTGCCCCCGGCACTGGGACTCCCGAGATTGCCGGGCTTACAACACACCAG GCTTTGGAGATCATACGTGGCTGCAAGGGAATGAACATCGTAGGGTGCGACCTGGTGGAAGTGGCCCCAATGTATGACCTGTCAG GAAATACAGCTCTGACCGCAGCCAACCTCCTGTTTGAGATGCTGTGTGTTCTACCCAATGTGAAGAACTACTAG